A region from the Azospirillum thiophilum genome encodes:
- the ubiT gene encoding ubiquinone anaerobic biosynthesis accessory factor UbiT — translation MRDPDVTPTVNADDRARRFETGLSLVGLGLVPRLGERVSDALLARLLRQLAARHPRAFDALREMQDARVLIEPVDAPVALMMRVGPNLSLHALRREPIGACALAGLGEADAVIRGPYARLLDLLEGRIDGDALFFRRELSIAGDTALILALRNTLDGEEMDLMADAASLAGPLAGVLPVLRRNAGPVLDRIEAARRLLPPPLRRGAARLEARLSGLVPGAGPGAAS, via the coding sequence ATGCGCGATCCCGATGTCACACCGACCGTGAATGCAGACGATCGAGCCCGCCGTTTCGAGACCGGCCTCAGCCTTGTCGGGCTCGGGCTGGTGCCGCGGTTGGGGGAGCGGGTCAGCGACGCGCTGCTCGCCCGCCTTCTCCGCCAGCTGGCCGCCCGCCATCCGCGCGCCTTCGACGCGCTGCGGGAAATGCAGGATGCCCGCGTGCTGATCGAGCCGGTGGATGCACCGGTCGCGCTGATGATGCGCGTTGGGCCGAACCTGTCCCTGCACGCACTGCGCCGCGAGCCGATCGGGGCCTGTGCATTGGCTGGGCTTGGCGAGGCCGATGCCGTCATCCGCGGCCCCTATGCCCGGCTGCTCGACCTGCTGGAAGGCCGGATCGATGGCGACGCCCTGTTCTTCCGCCGTGAGTTGAGCATCGCCGGGGATACCGCGCTGATCCTCGCCCTGCGCAACACGCTGGATGGCGAGGAGATGGATCTGATGGCCGACGCGGCGTCACTCGCCGGACCGCTGGCCGGCGTCCTGCCGGTCCTGCGCCGGAACGCCGGCCCGGTGCTCGACCGCATCGAGGCGGCACGCCGGCTGCTGCCGCCGCCGCTGCGCCGCGGGGCCGCACGGCTGGAGGCGCGGCTGTCCGGGCTCGTGCCGGGCGCCGGGCCGGGAGCCGCATCGTGA
- a CDS encoding hemerythrin domain-containing protein, with product MASVTVSTTLYRDHHASVGQLVDRIESQLAAPSVASDPASLIATVRELFGIFAVHLSLEDSALYPRLLAHRDTRLRSTAARFQAEMGDLRGRFDLYRTRWPGPVAVAKDPAAFVRETRDVVAALKHRIGREDRELYDLIDRAGLASVA from the coding sequence ATGGCCAGCGTCACCGTCAGCACCACCCTTTATCGCGATCACCATGCGAGCGTCGGCCAGTTGGTCGACCGCATCGAATCGCAGCTCGCGGCGCCGTCGGTGGCGTCGGACCCCGCGTCGCTCATCGCCACGGTCCGCGAACTGTTTGGCATCTTCGCCGTCCATCTGTCGCTGGAGGACAGCGCGCTCTACCCGCGCCTGCTGGCCCATCGGGACACCCGGCTGCGCAGCACGGCGGCGCGTTTCCAGGCGGAGATGGGCGATCTGCGGGGGCGCTTCGACCTCTACCGCACGCGCTGGCCCGGCCCGGTCGCCGTCGCCAAGGATCCGGCCGCCTTCGTCCGCGAAACGCGCGACGTCGTCGCTGCGCTGAAACACCGCATCGGCCGCGAGGACCGCGAACTCTACGACCTGATCGACCGGGCGGGGCTGGCCAGCGTCGCCTGA